ATTTGTTGGTCAGCACCGAACCTTGGGCCTGCATCACGGCAACGGCCGTGTGGTTCTCGGAGGCGATCATTTCCAGCCCGTCGCGCTGGCGACCGAGTTCGTCGTCGATCTTTGCGGCGATCTCAGGATCCAGCTCTGATAGCTGGGCGTCCAGCGACGCCGACACAACTTGCTGGTACTCAGTCACAGATACCGGGTTCACAGTTCTCCACCGTTCGTTGCAGCGTATTCTTCGGCCGACATGAGCGGCCCTTCTTCCGTGGCGGCAACCTTGAAAAGCCAGCCGGCACCGTAGGGATCGTTGTTGATGAGTGCCGGATCGCTGACAACGGCGTCGTTGATCTCGGTCACCTCCCCCGTCACGGGCGAGTACAGGTCCGATACCGACTTGGTGGATTCAACCTCGCCACAGGTCTCGCCTGCGGTCACTGTGGAACCAACCTCGGGGAGGTCCACGTACACAATGTCGCCCAGGGCGTCAGCGGCTACAGCAGAGATCCCGATCCCGACAGGCCCGCCCTCATCAGAGGCAACCCACTCGTGCTCGGCCGAGTATTTCAATTCAGCAACTACCTTGCTCATTTCAATTCCTAACTTCTCGTGACTACTTTTGGCGCTTGTAGAACGGCAGGGCGACAACTTCGAACGGTTCGGCTTTGCCTCGGAGGTCGACCTCAACGATCGTTCCCGGCTCTGAATGCTCGACGTCGACGTAGGCCATCGCTACCGGGTAACCGAGCGTCGGGCTTGGCTGGCCGGAGGAGACTTCGCCGATCAGGGAGCCGTCCTTGAGCACCGAGTAGTGGGCGCGCGCGGCACGGCGGCCCGTGCCCTTGAGGCCCACGAGCTTCTGCCCAAGGGTGGACCCCACACCGGCAGCCTTGATGGCGGTGAGTGCCTCCCTGCCCACAAAGTCGCTTTCCTTGGCCAGGGAAACTACCGGGCCCAGGCCTGCTGCGTAGGCATTGACGTGCTGGGAGAGCTCGTTGCCGTAGAGCGGCATGCCGGCTTCAAGGCGGAGCGAATCGCGGGCGGCGAGACCTGCGGGGATGAGTCCGTGGCCTTCACCGGCTTCCAGCAGCGCTTCCCAGAGGCCTGCGGCGTCG
This genomic interval from Paenarthrobacter aurescens TC1 contains the following:
- the gcvH gene encoding glycine cleavage system H protein (identified by match to protein family HMM PF01597; match to protein family HMM TIGR00527) translates to MSKVVAELKYSAEHEWVASDEGGPVGIGISAVAADALGDIVYVDLPEVGSTVTAGETCGEVESTKSVSDLYSPVTGEVTEINDAVVSDPALINNDPYGAGWLFKVAATEEGPLMSAEEYAATNGGEL